Proteins encoded within one genomic window of Etheostoma cragini isolate CJK2018 chromosome 21, CSU_Ecrag_1.0, whole genome shotgun sequence:
- the spag9b gene encoding C-Jun-amino-terminal kinase-interacting protein 4 isoform X10: MSPGCMLLFVFGFVGGAVVINSAVLVSLSVLLLVHYSVSTRGLPALPFLPSLPRASRRERPISMGIFQLPGTDGMTPDLQRESVDTSSEPWRDNINHPRSNTSLKDELAGSNRGGSKSSTPNNRGNVSKSGTPVSLQAGGSKSNTPMSSQGGPTKSNTPTSTHNANSQSNTPLSPHDRVSTGMSPVSHQGEGSASLTPVPIASLDIAMESVEQEVSDGLNKNLDRNHGTPKSSKHIAAMRGQQGELGHDSQDFATTPLKGDDGAHNQESSEVQAIIESTPELDMHHDGCLGTSTPTIGGIENLAFDRNTDSLFEELSSAGNDLIGDMDEGADMLEEFSDYNFLGMGREVEHLIHENAQLLETKNALNVVKNDLIAQMDELTCEKEVLQGELNAVTQAKTKLEDKNKELEDELKKIRAELEASKNKVKNDNENDSDVPTAQRKRFTRVEMARVLMERNQYKERLMELQEAVRWTEMIRASKENPALPEKKKSSLWQLIFSRLFSSSGGAAKKPATDAPVNVKYNAPTSQIQPSVKKRSTTLQQLPSDKSKAFDFLNEEVAAGNVVSRREQKRAQYQQVKDHVQKEDGRVQACGWSLPKKYKANGGQTESKVKNLPVPVFLRPLDEKDASMKLWCAAGVNLSGGKTRDGGSIVGASVFYSNIPGPESPKKKIGSQSSLDKLDQDLKEQQKELRQQDELSSLVWICTSTQSTTKAIVIDGNQAGNILESFFVCNSHVLCIASVPGARETDYPAGEEVVPNSETGPAGDGGSQSTDSISAVGDDVLGGITVVGCEAEGAAAVPQTAASPGEDGDSESRPAEEATEATEASAGPADQRESLKGVYTEHVFTDPLGAQQSTEAPANYSQRESDLLKDGVSSNPNAEEQDLMREEAQKMSSVLPTMWLGAQNGCVYVHSSVAQWKRCLHSIKLKDSVLGIVHVKGRVLVGLSDGTLAIFHRGVDGQWDLTNYHLLDLGRQHYSIRCMTVVHDKVWCGYRNKIYVVQPKAMKIEKSFDAHPRKESQVRQLAWDGDGIWVSIRLDSTLRLYHAHTFQHLQDVDIEPYVSKMLGTGKLGFSFVRITALMVSCKRLWIGTGNGVIISIPLTEKANKETNAALNQPGSAVRVYGDDSSDKVTAGTFVPYCSMAHAQLCFHGHRDAVKFFTAVPGHAVPSASCGGEAAGDKTTDAATQEGTKSMLVMSGGEGYIDFRMGDENGEEDEDPLLKLQPLLAKAERSHLIVWQVFAGED, from the exons GATGAGTTGGCCGGTTCGAACCGCGGAGGCTCCAAGTCCAGTACTCCCAACAACCGGGGAAATGTTTCCAAAAGTGGAACTCCTGTATCTTTACAAGCTGGAGGTTCCAAATCCAACACCCCCATGTCCTCTCAGGGTGGTCCCACTAAATCAAACACTCCCACATCTACACACAATGCTAACTCTCAGTCCAATACACCGCTATCTCCTCATGATAGAGTGTCCACCGGAATGAGTCCTGTGTCCCACCAGGGCGAAGGGTCTGCCTCTCTCACACCTGTGCCTATTGCTTCTTTGGATATTGCCATGGAGTCTGTAGAGCAGGAAGTTTCAGATGGGCTCAACAAGAACCTAGACAGGAACCACGGAACACCAAAGAGCAGTAAGCACATTGCAGCCATGCGAGGACAGCAGGGTGAGCTTGGACACGATAGTCAGGACTTTGCCACTACACCCCTCAAAGGTGATG ATGGAGCACACAACCAGGAGAGCTCTGAGGTGCAGGCCATCATAGAGTCCACTCCCGAGCTGGACATGCACCATGATGGCTGCTTAGGAACAAG CACACCAACTATAGGCGGCATAGAGAATCTAGCGTTTGACCGCAACACTGACTCTCTGTTTGAGGAGCTGTCGTCGGCAGGAAACGACCTGATAGGAGACATGGATGAAGGCGCCGACATGCTGG AAGAGTTTTCTG ACTACAACTTTCTAG GTATGGGTCGGGAAGTTGAACATCTCATCCATGAAAATGCCCAGCTATTGGAGACCAA aaaTGCTTTGAATGTGGTGAAAAATGACCTGATAGCACAAATGGATGAATTGACTTGTGAGAAGGAGGTTCTGCAAGGTGAGCTAAATGCTGTCACTCAGGCCAAGACTAAACTGGAGGACAAGAACAAAGAATTAGAAGATGAACTCAAGAA GATTCGAGCAGAGCTCGAGGCCTCCAAAAACAAGGTCAAGAATGACAACGAGAATGAT AGCGATGTGCCTACAGCCCAGAGGAAGCGCTTCACCAGGGTGGAGATGGCCAGAGTCCTGATGGAGAGGAACCAGTATAAGGAGAGGCTAATGGAGCTGCAGGAGGCTGTCAGATGGACGGAGATGATCCG GGCTTCAAAGGAGAACCCAGCTCttccagagaagaagaaatccAGCCTCTGGCAGTT GAT TTTCAGCCGTTTGTTCAGCTCGTCGGGCGGGGCAGCCAAGAAGCCGGCAACGGATGCCCCAGTGAACGTCAAGTACAATGCACCCACCTCTCAGATTCAGCCGTCCGTCAAGAAGAGGAGCACCACGCTGCAGCAGCTGCCCAGTGACAAGAGCAAAGCCTTTGATTTCCTCAATGAGGA AGTGGCAGCTGGTAATGTGGTGTCCAGGCGGGAGCAGAAGAGGGCTCAGTACCAGCAAGTCAAAGACCACGTCCAGAAGGAGGACGGCAGAGTGCAGGCGTGCGGCTGGAGTCTGCCTAAGAAATACAAA gCCAATGGTGGCCAGACAGAGAGTAAGGTGAAGAATCTACCTGTTCCTGTCTTCCTCAGGCCGCTGGATGAAAAAGATGCTTCTATGAAG CTGTGGTGTGCTGCTGGTGTGAACCTCTCTGGAGGTAAAACCAGAGATGGAGGTTCGATTGTAGGAGCCAGCGTGTTTTACAGCAACATCCCCGGACCAGAGAGccctaaaaagaaaataggatCTCAGAGCAGCCTGGATAAACTGGATCAAGACctcaag GAGCAGCAGAAGGAGCTGCGGCAGCAGGATGAGTTGTCGTCGCTGGTTTGGATTTGTACCAGCACCCAGTCCACCACCAAAGCTATTGTCATTGACGGCAACCAGGCTGGAAACATCCTGGAGAGCTTCTTTGTGTGTAACTCCCACGTCCTCTGCATCGCCAGTGTTCCAG gggCAAGAGAGACAGACTACCCAGCTGGTGAGGAAGTAGTTCCTAACTCTGAGACAGGACCAGCAGGGGATGGCGGATCACAATCAACCGATAGCATCTCTGCAGTCGGCGATGACGTGCTCGGAGGCATCACTGTTGTTGGCTGTGAAGCTGAGGGAGCAGCAGCTGTTCCTCAGACAGCAGCCAGTCCAGGAGAAGACGGAGACAGTG AATCCAGACCAGCAGAGGAAGCCACAGAGGCAACAGAGGCCAGTGCAGGGCCTGCTGACCAAAGAGAGAGCCTTAAGGGAGTCTACACTGAACACGTCTTCACTGATCCACTGGGAGCTCAGCAGAGCACAGAGGCTCCAGCTAACTACTCCCAGAG GGAGAGTGATCTGTTGAAAGATGGTGTGAGTTCAAACCCCAACGCAGAGGAGCAGGACCTGATGAGGGAAGAGGCTCAGAAAATGAGCAGTGTTCTGCCTACAATGTGGCTGGGGGCACAGAATGGATG TGTGTATGTCCACTCCTCTGTGGCTCAGTGGAAGAGGTGTCTCCATTCTATAAAGCTGAAGGACTCTGTGCTCGGCATAGT gCATGTGAAAGGGCGTGTACTGGTGGGTCTCTCCGATGGCACTTTAGCCATTTTCCACAGAGGAGTGG ATGGACAATGGGATCTGACCAACTACCATCTGTTGGACCTGGGGAGACAACACTACTCCATCCGCTGCATGACTGTAGTACATGACAAGGTGTGGTGTGGCTACAGGAACAAGATCTATGTGGTGCAGCCCAAAGCCATGAAGATAGAG AAGTCATTTGACGCCCACCCTCGTAAGGAGAGCCAGGTACGTCAGCTGGCCTGGGACGGCGACGGCATCTGGGTGTCCATCAGACTGGACTCCACTCTCAGGCTGTACCACGCTCACACCTTCCAGCACCTCCAGGACGTCGACATCGAGCCCTACGTCAGCAAGATGCTTG GTACAGGGAAACTAGGTTTCTCTTTTGTAAGGATCACAGCTCTCATGGTGTCGTGTAAGCGTCTGTGGATCGGCACTGGGAATGGCGTCATCATCTCCATCCCTCTGACAGAAA AAGCCAACAAGGAAACCAATGCAGCACTCAATCAACCAGGAAGTGCAGTTCGTGTCTATGGCGACGACAGCAGTGACAAAGTGACAGCTGGGACGTTTGTTCCATACTGCTCCATGGCTCACGCTCAGCTCTGTTTCCATGGTCACCGAGACGCTGTCAAGTTCTTCACGGCGGTCCCAg GTCATGCAGTTCCATCTGCGTCCTGCGGGGGGGAGGCGGCGGGTGACAAGACGACAGACGCCGCAACTCAGGAAGGAACCAAGTCCATGTTGGTGATGAGTGGAGGAGAAGGCTACATCGACTTTAGGATGG GTGATGAGAACGGCGAGGAGGACGAGGACCCCCTATTGAAACTGCAGCCCTTGCTGGCTAAAGCCGAGCGCAGCCACCTCATCGTCTGGCAGGTCTTTGCAGGCGAGGACTAA
- the spag9b gene encoding C-Jun-amino-terminal kinase-interacting protein 4 isoform X11 — protein sequence MSPGCMLLFVFGFVGGAVVINSAVLVSLSVLLLVHYSVSTRGLPALPFLPSLPRASRRERPISMGIFQLPGTDGMTPDLQRESVDTSSEPWRDNINHPRSNTSLKDELAGSNRGGSKSSTPNNRGNVSKSGTPVSLQAGGSKSNTPMSSQGGPTKSNTPTSTHNANSQSNTPLSPHDRVSTGMSPVSHQGEGSASLTPVPIASLDIAMESVEQEVSDGLNKNLDRNHGTPKSSKHIAAMRGQQGELGHDSQDFATTPLKGDDGAHNQESSEVQAIIESTPELDMHHDGCLGTSTPTIGGIENLAFDRNTDSLFEELSSAGNDLIGDMDEGADMLGMGREVEHLIHENAQLLETKNALNVVKNDLIAQMDELTCEKEVLQGELNAVTQAKTKLEDKNKELEDELKKIRAELEASKNKVKNDNENDSDVPTAQRKRFTRVEMARVLMERNQYKERLMELQEAVRWTEMIRASKENPALPEKKKSSLWQFFSRLFSSSGGAAKKPATDAPVNVKYNAPTSQIQPSVKKRSTTLQQLPSDKSKAFDFLNEEVAAGNVVSRREQKRAQYQQVKDHVQKEDGRVQACGWSLPKKYKANGGQTESKVKNLPVPVFLRPLDEKDASMKLWCAAGVNLSGGKTRDGGSIVGASVFYSNIPGPESPKKKIGSQSSLDKLDQDLKEQQKELRQQDELSSLVWICTSTQSTTKAIVIDGNQAGNILESFFVCNSHVLCIASVPGARETDYPAGEEVVPNSETGPAGDGGSQSTDSISAVGDDVLGGITVVGCEAEGAAAVPQTAASPGEDGDSESRPAEEATEATEASAGPADQRESLKGVYTEHVFTDPLGAQQSTEAPANYSQRESDLLKDGVSSNPNAEEQDLMREEAQKMSSVLPTMWLGAQNGCVYVHSSVAQWKRCLHSIKLKDSVLGIVHVKGRVLVGLSDGTLAIFHRGVDGQWDLTNYHLLDLGRQHYSIRCMTVVHDKVWCGYRNKIYVVQPKAMKIEKSFDAHPRKESQVRQLAWDGDGIWVSIRLDSTLRLYHAHTFQHLQDVDIEPYVSKMLGTGKLGFSFVRITALMVSCKRLWIGTGNGVIISIPLTETNKETNAALNQPGSAVRVYGDDSSDKVTAGTFVPYCSMAHAQLCFHGHRDAVKFFTAVPGHAVPSASCGGEAAGDKTTDAATQEGTKSMLVMSGGEGYIDFRMGDENGEEDEDPLLKLQPLLAKAERSHLIVWQVFAGED from the exons GATGAGTTGGCCGGTTCGAACCGCGGAGGCTCCAAGTCCAGTACTCCCAACAACCGGGGAAATGTTTCCAAAAGTGGAACTCCTGTATCTTTACAAGCTGGAGGTTCCAAATCCAACACCCCCATGTCCTCTCAGGGTGGTCCCACTAAATCAAACACTCCCACATCTACACACAATGCTAACTCTCAGTCCAATACACCGCTATCTCCTCATGATAGAGTGTCCACCGGAATGAGTCCTGTGTCCCACCAGGGCGAAGGGTCTGCCTCTCTCACACCTGTGCCTATTGCTTCTTTGGATATTGCCATGGAGTCTGTAGAGCAGGAAGTTTCAGATGGGCTCAACAAGAACCTAGACAGGAACCACGGAACACCAAAGAGCAGTAAGCACATTGCAGCCATGCGAGGACAGCAGGGTGAGCTTGGACACGATAGTCAGGACTTTGCCACTACACCCCTCAAAGGTGATG ATGGAGCACACAACCAGGAGAGCTCTGAGGTGCAGGCCATCATAGAGTCCACTCCCGAGCTGGACATGCACCATGATGGCTGCTTAGGAACAAG CACACCAACTATAGGCGGCATAGAGAATCTAGCGTTTGACCGCAACACTGACTCTCTGTTTGAGGAGCTGTCGTCGGCAGGAAACGACCTGATAGGAGACATGGATGAAGGCGCCGACATGCTGG GTATGGGTCGGGAAGTTGAACATCTCATCCATGAAAATGCCCAGCTATTGGAGACCAA aaaTGCTTTGAATGTGGTGAAAAATGACCTGATAGCACAAATGGATGAATTGACTTGTGAGAAGGAGGTTCTGCAAGGTGAGCTAAATGCTGTCACTCAGGCCAAGACTAAACTGGAGGACAAGAACAAAGAATTAGAAGATGAACTCAAGAA GATTCGAGCAGAGCTCGAGGCCTCCAAAAACAAGGTCAAGAATGACAACGAGAATGAT AGCGATGTGCCTACAGCCCAGAGGAAGCGCTTCACCAGGGTGGAGATGGCCAGAGTCCTGATGGAGAGGAACCAGTATAAGGAGAGGCTAATGGAGCTGCAGGAGGCTGTCAGATGGACGGAGATGATCCG GGCTTCAAAGGAGAACCCAGCTCttccagagaagaagaaatccAGCCTCTGGCAGTT TTTCAGCCGTTTGTTCAGCTCGTCGGGCGGGGCAGCCAAGAAGCCGGCAACGGATGCCCCAGTGAACGTCAAGTACAATGCACCCACCTCTCAGATTCAGCCGTCCGTCAAGAAGAGGAGCACCACGCTGCAGCAGCTGCCCAGTGACAAGAGCAAAGCCTTTGATTTCCTCAATGAGGA AGTGGCAGCTGGTAATGTGGTGTCCAGGCGGGAGCAGAAGAGGGCTCAGTACCAGCAAGTCAAAGACCACGTCCAGAAGGAGGACGGCAGAGTGCAGGCGTGCGGCTGGAGTCTGCCTAAGAAATACAAA gCCAATGGTGGCCAGACAGAGAGTAAGGTGAAGAATCTACCTGTTCCTGTCTTCCTCAGGCCGCTGGATGAAAAAGATGCTTCTATGAAG CTGTGGTGTGCTGCTGGTGTGAACCTCTCTGGAGGTAAAACCAGAGATGGAGGTTCGATTGTAGGAGCCAGCGTGTTTTACAGCAACATCCCCGGACCAGAGAGccctaaaaagaaaataggatCTCAGAGCAGCCTGGATAAACTGGATCAAGACctcaag GAGCAGCAGAAGGAGCTGCGGCAGCAGGATGAGTTGTCGTCGCTGGTTTGGATTTGTACCAGCACCCAGTCCACCACCAAAGCTATTGTCATTGACGGCAACCAGGCTGGAAACATCCTGGAGAGCTTCTTTGTGTGTAACTCCCACGTCCTCTGCATCGCCAGTGTTCCAG gggCAAGAGAGACAGACTACCCAGCTGGTGAGGAAGTAGTTCCTAACTCTGAGACAGGACCAGCAGGGGATGGCGGATCACAATCAACCGATAGCATCTCTGCAGTCGGCGATGACGTGCTCGGAGGCATCACTGTTGTTGGCTGTGAAGCTGAGGGAGCAGCAGCTGTTCCTCAGACAGCAGCCAGTCCAGGAGAAGACGGAGACAGTG AATCCAGACCAGCAGAGGAAGCCACAGAGGCAACAGAGGCCAGTGCAGGGCCTGCTGACCAAAGAGAGAGCCTTAAGGGAGTCTACACTGAACACGTCTTCACTGATCCACTGGGAGCTCAGCAGAGCACAGAGGCTCCAGCTAACTACTCCCAGAG GGAGAGTGATCTGTTGAAAGATGGTGTGAGTTCAAACCCCAACGCAGAGGAGCAGGACCTGATGAGGGAAGAGGCTCAGAAAATGAGCAGTGTTCTGCCTACAATGTGGCTGGGGGCACAGAATGGATG TGTGTATGTCCACTCCTCTGTGGCTCAGTGGAAGAGGTGTCTCCATTCTATAAAGCTGAAGGACTCTGTGCTCGGCATAGT gCATGTGAAAGGGCGTGTACTGGTGGGTCTCTCCGATGGCACTTTAGCCATTTTCCACAGAGGAGTGG ATGGACAATGGGATCTGACCAACTACCATCTGTTGGACCTGGGGAGACAACACTACTCCATCCGCTGCATGACTGTAGTACATGACAAGGTGTGGTGTGGCTACAGGAACAAGATCTATGTGGTGCAGCCCAAAGCCATGAAGATAGAG AAGTCATTTGACGCCCACCCTCGTAAGGAGAGCCAGGTACGTCAGCTGGCCTGGGACGGCGACGGCATCTGGGTGTCCATCAGACTGGACTCCACTCTCAGGCTGTACCACGCTCACACCTTCCAGCACCTCCAGGACGTCGACATCGAGCCCTACGTCAGCAAGATGCTTG GTACAGGGAAACTAGGTTTCTCTTTTGTAAGGATCACAGCTCTCATGGTGTCGTGTAAGCGTCTGTGGATCGGCACTGGGAATGGCGTCATCATCTCCATCCCTCTGACAGAAA CCAACAAGGAAACCAATGCAGCACTCAATCAACCAGGAAGTGCAGTTCGTGTCTATGGCGACGACAGCAGTGACAAAGTGACAGCTGGGACGTTTGTTCCATACTGCTCCATGGCTCACGCTCAGCTCTGTTTCCATGGTCACCGAGACGCTGTCAAGTTCTTCACGGCGGTCCCAg GTCATGCAGTTCCATCTGCGTCCTGCGGGGGGGAGGCGGCGGGTGACAAGACGACAGACGCCGCAACTCAGGAAGGAACCAAGTCCATGTTGGTGATGAGTGGAGGAGAAGGCTACATCGACTTTAGGATGG GTGATGAGAACGGCGAGGAGGACGAGGACCCCCTATTGAAACTGCAGCCCTTGCTGGCTAAAGCCGAGCGCAGCCACCTCATCGTCTGGCAGGTCTTTGCAGGCGAGGACTAA